Genomic window (Ruminococcus flavefaciens AE3010):
TGTAGGTTCGTCTATTTTTTTGAGCTCCGCAAGGAAATCATTCAGACCGTCATTTGTATGACTTAACCATGTGAGATAATTGGTGAATTCATCATCAGGATCTTCTCCCTGATTGTAAGGCTGATGATTCTGCATTGTGGTAGTATGGAGATAAATAGGCTTCTTTGAACTCTTGATCTCGCTTATTATCTGGTCAAACACAGTTGAGTCGTCAACATATGTACCAAAATGTTTAACAGGAACCGTAAAATCCGAAATACCTGCCTGATCGTCATGGAATATCATTTTCTCAAAGCCAAAGTGACCGTATATCCTTGATCTGCTGTAGAAATTGCTCTGGAACGGGTGGACATAAATAGTGTTGTATCCCCATGCCTTATAATACTGAGCAAGTGCAGGCTGTGCTCGGTCAGCAAGCTCTCTCTGCGGCATATTTGGAGTATTGATACCTCTTACAGGGAGTCCGAAAAGAAGTTCAAACTCAGAGCGCACCGTCCAGCTTGCATAAGTAGGAGTTATAGCTGTACCGCCATGTCCTTCTGAAATAGCTTCATCAAAATACTTGTAATACTTTTCGTCGATATCAAGCTGGTCAAAAGCACGGAAATCAGCATATGATTCACTCATTATCACTATAACATTAGGCTTTTTGCCGCCATTGAAGTCCTCATCGGTGTCAACGGGGATATCCATTATTTCGTCGATGTACTCCTCGCTGTAATCCTCAGGGACAACGATCCTGTTTGAGTAGCTTTCGCTTGCAGTCTGTACAAGAAAAGCCAGAAAATGATTATTTTCAAACTTTTCGTTAAGTTTAAAGGCGTTGGTAGCACTTGTAGTATCCAATTTAAAGGTCTTATAAACAGGATTATAGAACGATGGTAATATGACAAGTGCAGCAAACGGAAGCAAACAACCGCAGCAAACAGCGATCCTGCGCATTGGTGAAGCCTTTATCTGTGGATTAAAGTATAATGCAATGAGTACAAACAATATAACAATGGCATAATATATAAGCAGTCTTGGCGTTATCTTGATATATGCAAAAGATGTAAGACTTTTTACGCTTCTCAGAAGCTTCATATCAGAAAGTATCAGGTGGTTTCCATTGGTGCCGTACTTGAAAAGCTCCGTAGTACTGAGCGCCATATATATGATACTATGCACCAGTATAGCGATCCAGCCCTTTTTGAATATTCCGAGCAAAAAAGCAAAGACTGCACCTGTCAGCAGAAAGTCAAACAGCAAAACAGTAGGTCTGTCGGCTGCAAAATTGAGAAAGGGCTTGATATATTTTCCCTGATTAATTTCTGCCATACAGCAGATGAATATTGGGAAAATGAGCATAAGGAAAAAATTGAACTTATGATATTTAGTTGTATTCTCTTCGCGCTTGTTTTTGAATCTCCTGAATGCAGAAAAATGCTTTTTGTCTTCGGATCGAGACTCCATAGCAGCCTCAATAGGGTCATTTATATCATTCATGAACGAAGTTTTCTCTTTTTCGGCAGGAGAACTTACATTCAAATTGTTTTTATTCTTCATAAAGTTATCATCCTTTTTTCAATCACAGTACAGGTATATATATTATCTATCATTATAAATATAACATAATACGCTATAAACTTCAAGTTATCGAAAAAATTATCATCATTTATTCACGAAATTCGGCGCATTGGTAAAGGTGTACGACATTCAGCTGTAAAAATTGTGCATATTGTGGATTGCTATTTGAGCCAGCCTTTCTTTTCCGCATCATCAATGACTGATCTGATAAGCTGTGAAAGTTCATCGGCTTCGTGGAAATAAGCTTCGTTTCTATTCAATACCTGTTCCTTGTGAATACCATGTTCCGTCCACGAAATACCGCCCTTTGTATAATTCAGCAAAAGCGGCTGCAGCCTGTCCATAACAGCTGCAAATCTTGCTTCTTTGGTAACACTGTCCTCAAATTCGCGCCAGAGTCCGTAAAATTCCTTACACTGATCTTCCGGAAGAAGTCCGAATATCCTGCGTGCAGCTTTTTCCTCACGCTCGGCTTTAGTTGAATTTCCTGCTTCGTCGTAGCAGTATGTATCTCCTGCATCTATCTCGATAATATCGTGCAGAAGCAGCATTTTAATAACTCTTGTAACGTCAATATCGGTATTTGCATATTCTGACAGCAATATCGCCATTATAGCGATATGCCAGCTATGTTCTGCATCGTTTTCCTTTCTGTTCTCATGCAGAACATAGGTCTGACGGTACAGATTCTTCATTTTGTCAAGTTCCAGTATAAATCCGATTTGCTTTTCAAGTCTTTCATTCATTTTAATCACTCCTATATTACCATTCCGCCGTTTACCGCAAGCACCTGACCTGTAATATACTCTGAGCTGTCAGAAGCCAGAAATGCTACAGCGTCTGCGACATGCTTGGGTTTGCCGAATATTCCAAGGGGGATATCCTCTTTTATCAGTTCCAGATCTTCTGATGAGAAATTCTTGTTCATCTGTGTCATTATAAAGCCGGGCGATACGCAGTTAACGCGGATTCCCGACGGCGCCACTTCCTTTGCAAGTGCCTTTGTAAAACCTATCATTCCTGCCTTTGACGCAGAATAATCCACTTCGCAGGAAGCTCCGCACTGCCCCCACATAGAAGCGATATTGATTATATTGCCTGTTTTTGCCTTTATCATTTGCGGAAGCACAGTTCTTGCACAGTTCATAGCTCCTTTAAGATTGATATTCAATATCTTATCGGCTATATCCTGTGACATTGAGTTGAAAAGCTCAATAGCTGATACGCCTGCGTTATTGACAAGGAGATCAAGCTTTCCGATGTTACCGAAAGCTTCTTTGACCGCTTCAGCTTCAGAGACATCGAAGCAGACAGCTTCTCCGCCTATCTCTCCGGCGATATGCTTTGCTTTTTCAGCAGAATGAGCATAGTTTACATATACAAAATATCCGTCAGCAGCCAAACGTCGGCAGATAGCCTCTCCGATACCGCCTGCTCCGCCTGTGACAAGTGCAGTTTTCATATTTATCTCCTTTGTAACGAATTGGTTAGTTTTCATTATAACATATACAAATTAAAAAATCCAGTACAATACTTGAAATTACTGCGAATCCGTGTTACAATATAAAATATATTAATCTGGGAGTGTTTAAATTGGATCAGAAAAAAATCGACCGTATAAACGAGCTTGCACGCAAATCAAAGTCAGAGGGCTTGACAGAAGCCGAAAAAGCCGAGCAGACCGAGCTCAGAAACGAATATCGCCGAGCTGTAACAGGCAATCTCGCTGCACAGCTTGAACATACATACATTATGACGCCCGACGGCAAAAAGCGCAAGGTGGGCAAGGGAAGGTGAGTTAATGAGCAATAAGGAGCTTTTTGCAGCAGCTGTAAAAGCCGCTGAGAAATCTTATTCTAACTATTCACATTTCACTGTAGGAGCAGCTCTTCTTACAAAGGATGGCAAGCTATTTGCAGGCTGCAATATTGAAAACGCATCTTACTCACTGACCATATGTGCCGAGCGCACAGCTGTATTCAAGGCTGTTTCGGAGGGATATACCGATTTTAAAGCCATTGCCATTGCAGGCAGTGGAAACAATGACTTCTCCAAGCCCTGCTCCCCATGCGGAGCCTGTTTACAGGTTCTCAGTGAATTCTGCGGAGACGACTTCAAAATATTACTCGCTGACGGTGAGCACAGCCTTGCTGATTTTCTCCCCAAACGATTCAATGAGGAAAGCATGAAATGATCCATATAGACGAAATTTCAGCCTGCAAATCCGATTATATGGAGCTTCTTATCCTTGGGGACGAACAGGAAGAAATGATAATGAAGTACCTTGACAGAGGAAGACTTTTTGTGTTGAAAGATGATGATAAGGTCTGCGCAGTCTGTGTTGTTACCGACGAAGGCGATTTCACTCTTGAACTGAAAAACATCGCCGTTTCGGAGAAAGTACAACGCCATGGATTCGGCAGAACGCTTATCTCATTCATAGAAAGTAAATTTGCAGGAGCTTTCAAAAGGCTCATTGTCGGTACGGGAGACAGTCCGCTGACCGTGCCGTTTTATGAAAAATGCGGCTTCAGAAAATGCGGAGTTATCAAGAACTTTTTTATTGATAACTATGACCACCCAATAATCGAAGCGGGTGTTCAATTGTGTGATATGATATGTTTTGAAAAGGAGCTTTCCGAAGATCATGGAACAGATAGAGAAGGTATTGCCGAAATACGGTGAAAATATAGTAGTGGGAGTAATGTTCAAGCGACATTTTGAATGGTATGTTGCTCCCAAAAATCTGTGGAAAATGGATTATAAAAAGCTGTATTCCGTATGGGAGCTTGCATATCAGCGAAGCGGAAAGACAAAGGCACAGCTTGAAGCTGATATCGGAAGCTATGAGCAGTTCTGTGAAAAGCGCTGGAATATCGAAGTCGTGGACGGATTTACAGCAAGCAGCTTTCTTGCGCATCTTTTCAATTGCAGATACTCAGCAGACGAGCTCAGACTGCTCAGGATAGTTGCTCACGATGACCGCAAAAAGGACTATGACGCTTCCCTTTATATTGATTTTGACCGAAATACCATGTATTCTCAGTTTCCGAAGCCCGAAAGCTTTGAGAATTTCGTTCCTATAGGCTGGCACGGCGAGTACAGAAGCTTCATGTCGCTGATACCTGCTGAAAAAAGATACTGATGCACGGAGGAAATATGCTTAAAGATAAGATTGAAAAACATCTTCTGGAAGTCCAGAAGCCTTCACGATATATAGGCGGAGAAGTGGGCAGCGTTATAAAAGACAAGTCAAAGGTAGATGTAAGATTTGCATTTTGCTTTCCTGATACATATGATATCGGAATGTCACATCTTGGCATGAAGATACTGTACTCTCTTACCAATGAGCGCGAGAACTACTGGTGTGAGCGCTGTTTTGCTCCAAGTGAGGATTTTGAAGCAGTAATGCGTGAAAATGATATTCCTCTCTACGCACTGGAAAGCCTTGATCCCATAAAGGATTTTGATTTTATAGGCTTTACTATGCAGTACGAGCTCTCATATGCCAATGTTCTGAATATGCTTGATCTTGCAGGTATCCCTATATTCTCAAAGGACAGGACACAGGAGCTTACACAGATAGTGATCGCAGGCGGTCCGTGTGTCTGCAATCCCGAGCCCCTTGCTGATTTTTTTGATATATGCGTTCTTGGTGAGGGTGAAGAAGTCAACCTCGAACTCATGGATCTGTATTATGAATTGAAGAAAGAAGGAGCTACGAGAGACGAATTTCTGCGCAAAGCCTGTCAAATAGAGGGTGTATACGTACCGAAATTCTATGAATTTGTCTATAAAGATGACGGCACGATCGACCATATAGAAACCACCAACGGTGCTCCCGAAGTCATACGCAAGCGTATAATCAGAGATCTTGATAAAGTATATTATCCCGATAACTTTGTTGTACCATTTACTGAGATAGTTCAGGACAGAGTATCGGTAGAGGTCCTGAGAGGCTGCATAAGAGGCTGCCGTTTTTGTCAGGCAGGCTTTATTTACAGACCTTTCCGCGAAAAGCATGCTGAAACAGTTTGCAGATCTGCCAAAAACCTGTGTAAAAATACAGGCTATGATGAAATATCACTGGCTTCCCTCAGTACCAGCGATCACTCTGAGATAGACCCTATGCTGACAAAGCTTCTTGATTACACTGTAAGCGAGAAGATCAATTTGTCGCTGCCGTCGCTGAGAGTCGATAATTTCTCGGAATCACTCCTTGAAAAGATAAAAAGAGTCCGCAAAAGCGGTCTTACATTTGCGGCAGAGGGCGGTACACAGCGTCTCCGTGACGTTATCAACAAAAATGTAAGCGAAGAAGAAATAATGAATACCTGCCGCATCGCTTTTGAGGGCGGATATTCTTCCGTAAAACTCTATTTTATGATGGGACTGCCTACAGAGACCGATGAAGACATTGTAGGCATCGCAGAGCTTGCAAATCGTATAATCGACCTCTATTACAGCATTGAGAATCGACCCAAGGGCAGGGGAGTACAGATATCCATAAGCTGTGCGACTT
Coding sequences:
- a CDS encoding DUF896 domain-containing protein, whose protein sequence is MDQKKIDRINELARKSKSEGLTEAEKAEQTELRNEYRRAVTGNLAAQLEHTYIMTPDGKKRKVGKGR
- the ymfI gene encoding elongation factor P 5-aminopentanone reductase, whose product is MKTALVTGGAGGIGEAICRRLAADGYFVYVNYAHSAEKAKHIAGEIGGEAVCFDVSEAEAVKEAFGNIGKLDLLVNNAGVSAIELFNSMSQDIADKILNINLKGAMNCARTVLPQMIKAKTGNIINIASMWGQCGASCEVDYSASKAGMIGFTKALAKEVAPSGIRVNCVSPGFIMTQMNKNFSSEDLELIKEDIPLGIFGKPKHVADAVAFLASDSSEYITGQVLAVNGGMVI
- a CDS encoding TIGR03960 family B12-binding radical SAM protein; translation: MLKDKIEKHLLEVQKPSRYIGGEVGSVIKDKSKVDVRFAFCFPDTYDIGMSHLGMKILYSLTNERENYWCERCFAPSEDFEAVMRENDIPLYALESLDPIKDFDFIGFTMQYELSYANVLNMLDLAGIPIFSKDRTQELTQIVIAGGPCVCNPEPLADFFDICVLGEGEEVNLELMDLYYELKKEGATRDEFLRKACQIEGVYVPKFYEFVYKDDGTIDHIETTNGAPEVIRKRIIRDLDKVYYPDNFVVPFTEIVQDRVSVEVLRGCIRGCRFCQAGFIYRPFREKHAETVCRSAKNLCKNTGYDEISLASLSTSDHSEIDPMLTKLLDYTVSEKINLSLPSLRVDNFSESLLEKIKRVRKSGLTFAAEGGTQRLRDVINKNVSEEEIMNTCRIAFEGGYSSVKLYFMMGLPTETDEDIVGIAELANRIIDLYYSIENRPKGRGVQISISCATFVPKPFTPFQFEPQDTREMIEHKQKLLLDSIKTKKIKVSYHNPDVSMLEVILAKGDRRLCKAVYAAWKKGCKFDSWDEYFHFDKWLEAFEECGIDTSFYANRRFEYDEILPWDHLDYLVSKEFLVRENKTARQSKTTPNCRLRCSGCGVNKKVGRECF
- a CDS encoding LTA synthase family protein, whose protein sequence is MKNKNNLNVSSPAEKEKTSFMNDINDPIEAAMESRSEDKKHFSAFRRFKNKREENTTKYHKFNFFLMLIFPIFICCMAEINQGKYIKPFLNFAADRPTVLLFDFLLTGAVFAFLLGIFKKGWIAILVHSIIYMALSTTELFKYGTNGNHLILSDMKLLRSVKSLTSFAYIKITPRLLIYYAIVILFVLIALYFNPQIKASPMRRIAVCCGCLLPFAALVILPSFYNPVYKTFKLDTTSATNAFKLNEKFENNHFLAFLVQTASESYSNRIVVPEDYSEEYIDEIMDIPVDTDEDFNGGKKPNVIVIMSESYADFRAFDQLDIDEKYYKYFDEAISEGHGGTAITPTYASWTVRSEFELLFGLPVRGINTPNMPQRELADRAQPALAQYYKAWGYNTIYVHPFQSNFYSRSRIYGHFGFEKMIFHDDQAGISDFTVPVKHFGTYVDDSTVFDQIISEIKSSKKPIYLHTTTMQNHQPYNQGEDPDDEFTNYLTWLSHTNDGLNDFLAELKKIDEPTLVFFVGDHFPSLRGETSVYNQLGLTGANCDALYQQKYFFWSNYDADFSYIPDNEVSFFYIPYVILNIIDAPRDAFIEKMNDFMEKLPVYSNEYNSEIPRNEELDILTIDRVVMEEYSPSPIPEEELTTQD
- a CDS encoding GNAT family N-acetyltransferase, producing MHIDEISACKSDYMELLILGDEQEEMIMKYLDRGRLFVLKDDDKVCAVCVVTDEGDFTLELKNIAVSEKVQRHGFGRTLISFIESKFAGAFKRLIVGTGDSPLTVPFYEKCGFRKCGVIKNFFIDNYDHPIIEAGVQLCDMICFEKELSEDHGTDREGIAEIR
- a CDS encoding cytidine deaminase, with product MSNKELFAAAVKAAEKSYSNYSHFTVGAALLTKDGKLFAGCNIENASYSLTICAERTAVFKAVSEGYTDFKAIAIAGSGNNDFSKPCSPCGACLQVLSEFCGDDFKILLADGEHSLADFLPKRFNEESMK
- a CDS encoding HD domain-containing protein, which encodes MNERLEKQIGFILELDKMKNLYRQTYVLHENRKENDAEHSWHIAIMAILLSEYANTDIDVTRVIKMLLLHDIIEIDAGDTYCYDEAGNSTKAEREEKAARRIFGLLPEDQCKEFYGLWREFEDSVTKEARFAAVMDRLQPLLLNYTKGGISWTEHGIHKEQVLNRNEAYFHEADELSQLIRSVIDDAEKKGWLK